GCGGGAAAGCCCTTAAGGTTCCAAGGGTTTTCATTTTTTCGATTGATGACGCCGTGGAACATTTCGATCGAAACCGCGTTTCCCCGCAGCATCAATGGAGGAACGTCATGCTTTACTATGCACTTGTTTTTCTGGTCGTGGCCCTCGTTGCCGGCCTGCTTGGCTTCGGCGGTATTGCGGGCACATCCGCCGGCA
The window above is part of the Rhizobium sp. ACO-34A genome. Proteins encoded here:
- a CDS encoding DUF1328 domain-containing protein, whose protein sequence is MLYYALVFLVVALVAGLLGFGGIAGTSAGIAKILFLVFIVLFLISLAARLFRRV